The following are encoded in a window of Maridesulfovibrio ferrireducens genomic DNA:
- the nhaA gene encoding Na+/H+ antiporter NhaA, producing MSEQKIHTQEDLLVIEKMLLPFNQFVKIESSGGVVLILCTIIALIWANSPLAHYYEEFKNIPLTVGAGEFILSKPAILWINDGLMAVFFFLVGLEIKREVLVGELNSLRQASLPICAAVGGMVVPALVYVYFNYGTSSIGGWGIPMATDIAFSLGVLSLLGDRVPVSLKIFLTAIAIVDDIGAILVIAIFYSSGVSLWIIGLGLLFFLMMIVLNRMGVRAPFPYLILGIFMWLAFLKSGVHATVAGVLAAMTIPASTTLCCGNFVSSIRKSLMEYELAGGKSPVTLSNKEMLSSLEEMHNDILMASPPLKRIEHNLHYFVAFAIMPIFALANAGISFSSDSGGGGLDVFHPVSIGIFFGLIVGKTVGICLASWVAIKIGIADRPVTMQTGHFLGAALLAGIGFTMSIFIATLAWGNHAEFIVDAKFSILAASAVAGLLGFLVLRSCSLSLTCNKSNPL from the coding sequence ATGAGTGAACAGAAAATTCATACTCAAGAAGATTTGCTTGTTATTGAAAAAATGCTGCTGCCGTTTAATCAATTTGTAAAAATTGAATCATCCGGTGGGGTTGTACTTATACTTTGTACTATCATTGCTTTGATATGGGCGAATTCACCTTTGGCTCATTATTATGAAGAATTCAAAAATATTCCTCTTACGGTCGGAGCCGGGGAATTTATTCTTTCGAAGCCAGCAATTCTATGGATTAATGACGGTCTTATGGCTGTGTTTTTCTTTTTGGTGGGGCTTGAAATCAAGCGTGAAGTCTTAGTCGGAGAGCTTAATTCCTTGAGGCAGGCATCATTACCGATTTGTGCAGCTGTGGGCGGAATGGTTGTTCCTGCTCTTGTCTATGTCTATTTCAATTACGGTACGTCCTCTATAGGCGGTTGGGGCATTCCTATGGCGACTGATATTGCGTTCAGTCTCGGGGTACTTTCTCTGCTGGGTGACCGCGTGCCCGTCAGTCTGAAAATTTTTCTAACAGCAATAGCTATCGTTGATGATATCGGGGCCATTCTGGTTATCGCTATTTTTTATTCCTCTGGTGTATCTCTTTGGATTATAGGTCTCGGACTTTTATTTTTCCTGATGATGATCGTGCTCAACCGGATGGGGGTCAGAGCTCCTTTTCCTTACTTAATTCTGGGTATTTTTATGTGGCTCGCATTTTTAAAAAGCGGAGTTCACGCGACTGTTGCCGGAGTTTTGGCAGCAATGACAATTCCAGCTTCCACAACTCTTTGCTGTGGAAACTTTGTTTCTTCGATTCGTAAAAGTCTTATGGAATATGAACTTGCAGGAGGTAAGAGCCCGGTTACTCTTTCTAATAAGGAAATGCTTTCCTCGCTTGAGGAGATGCACAATGATATTTTAATGGCTTCACCCCCTTTGAAAAGGATTGAGCATAATCTTCATTATTTTGTAGCCTTCGCTATTATGCCGATATTTGCTCTTGCAAATGCCGGAATAAGTTTTTCTTCGGATAGCGGCGGCGGTGGACTTGATGTTTTTCACCCGGTAAGCATCGGTATCTTTTTCGGGCTTATTGTTGGTAAAACTGTCGGGATTTGTCTGGCCAGTTGGGTAGCTATTAAAATCGGTATTGCGGATAGACCTGTGACCATGCAGACGGGGCATTTTTTAGGAGCAGCGCTGCTTGCCGGTATCGGTTTCACAATGTCTATTTTTATTGCCACTCTTGCATGGGGAAATCATGCTGAATTTATTGTGGATGCAAAATTCAGTATTCTGGCAGCTTCCGCGGTTGCAGGGCTTCTTGGTTTTCTTGTTTTACGCAGCTGTTCACTCTCACTTACCTGCAACAAATCTAATCCGTTATGA
- a CDS encoding Fur family transcriptional regulator, whose protein sequence is MKSAKDIFSEYLSKQRLKMTPQRRALLEAFLNEEGHISSEELYNLIRKEDSSIGQATVYRTLKLLAESGIAKAVDFNDGVLRYEHKYGHDHHDHLVCEHCGKTIEAVDPEIEHLQEELAKKHGFVLTHHEMYLFGVCKECQDKSE, encoded by the coding sequence ATGAAATCAGCGAAAGACATTTTTTCAGAATATCTGTCCAAACAGAGACTTAAAATGACCCCTCAGAGACGAGCTCTTCTTGAAGCTTTTCTTAATGAAGAAGGACATATTTCGTCTGAAGAACTGTACAATCTTATCCGTAAAGAAGACTCTTCCATCGGACAGGCGACTGTTTACCGTACCCTTAAACTCCTAGCCGAATCCGGCATTGCCAAGGCTGTTGATTTCAATGATGGCGTGCTCCGTTATGAGCATAAATATGGTCATGATCATCACGACCATTTAGTTTGCGAACATTGCGGCAAGACCATTGAAGCCGTTGATCCTGAGATTGAACATCTTCAGGAAGAACTCGCAAAGAAGCACGGATTTGTGCTTACCCATCATGAAATGTACCTCTTCGGCGTTTGTAAGGAGTGTCAGGATAAAAGCGAATAA
- the hisI gene encoding phosphoribosyl-AMP cyclohydrolase: protein MQTPTKSEDCMMKPDFEKMNGLVPAIAQDAETGEVLMMAYMNEEAWNKTLETGDAHYWSRSRNTLWHKGGTSGHVQKIKSIRIDCDDDTLVLLIDQIGGAACHKGYRSCFFRELKDGAVTECAPYIFDPKEVYK from the coding sequence CTGCAAACGCCTACCAAATCAGAGGATTGTATGATGAAGCCTGATTTTGAAAAAATGAACGGACTCGTACCTGCCATAGCACAGGATGCCGAAACAGGAGAAGTCCTGATGATGGCATACATGAACGAGGAAGCATGGAACAAAACCCTTGAAACCGGTGATGCTCATTATTGGAGCAGAAGTCGTAACACCCTCTGGCATAAGGGCGGAACATCAGGCCATGTTCAAAAAATAAAGTCCATCAGAATTGATTGTGATGACGATACGTTAGTCTTGCTGATTGATCAGATCGGTGGAGCTGCGTGCCACAAAGGTTATAGAAGTTGTTTTTTCCGCGAACTTAAGGACGGCGCCGTTACAGAATGCGCGCCCTATATTTTTGACCCCAAGGAGGTTTACAAATAA
- the hisG gene encoding ATP phosphoribosyltransferase, with protein sequence MSNMLKIGLPKGSLQDATIKLFEKSGWKINLHHRNYFPDVNDDELTCAMCRAQEISQYVENGTLDVGLTGKDWILENESDVVEVSSLVYSKVSNRAARWVLAVAGDSPYKTAQDLAGKRISTELMGFTKRYFESINVPVEVSYSWGATEAKVVEGLCDAIVEVTETGTTIKANGLRIISDLMSTNTMLIANKKAWENPWKRKKIENINLLLQGALKAQKMVGLKMNMPKAILPEAMKVMPSLNSPTVSELSDAAWVSVEIMIEEVAVRELIPELITMGAEGIIEYPLNKVI encoded by the coding sequence ATGTCCAATATGCTCAAAATCGGCCTTCCTAAAGGCTCCCTACAAGATGCTACAATCAAACTTTTTGAAAAATCCGGCTGGAAAATTAACCTGCACCACCGCAATTATTTCCCGGATGTCAACGATGATGAACTGACATGTGCCATGTGCCGTGCGCAGGAAATTTCTCAGTATGTTGAAAACGGAACACTTGATGTAGGACTTACCGGAAAAGACTGGATCCTCGAAAATGAATCTGATGTTGTTGAAGTCTCGAGCCTTGTTTACTCAAAAGTAAGCAATCGCGCAGCACGCTGGGTTCTGGCTGTTGCAGGAGATTCTCCTTACAAGACAGCACAAGACCTTGCCGGCAAAAGAATATCCACAGAACTTATGGGCTTCACCAAAAGGTACTTTGAATCAATCAACGTTCCCGTTGAAGTTTCATACTCCTGGGGCGCAACAGAAGCGAAGGTTGTAGAAGGACTTTGCGATGCTATCGTTGAAGTTACCGAAACAGGTACAACCATCAAAGCAAACGGACTTCGCATTATATCCGATCTGATGTCCACAAACACCATGCTGATTGCCAACAAAAAAGCATGGGAAAACCCTTGGAAACGTAAAAAGATTGAAAACATCAATTTACTTCTACAGGGCGCACTTAAAGCTCAGAAAATGGTCGGCCTTAAGATGAATATGCCTAAAGCTATTCTTCCCGAAGCAATGAAAGTTATGCCAAGCCTGAACTCCCCTACTGTTTCAGAACTTTCCGATGCAGCATGGGTTTCAGTTGAAATCATGATAGAAGAAGTTGCTGTACGCGAACTCATCCCTGAACTCATAACAATGGGCGCAGAAG